The Veillonellaceae bacterium nucleotide sequence GGATTTCAGTATCACCCATACCTATACCAATGGTTATCCGTTCCGATTGTTCACTAGCCGCCAAGGGCTCCATCGGCAGATGCAGCATAACTTGATGTCCTGAGCTTATCCCGCGCGTGGCGGCCTCATTACTGCTAGAGCGATATGGAAGCACAGCGAAGGTTAACGGCCGGTCGATAGCTGCAAAAGCGTTTATTGGCTCGCTGCTATAACCAAAATCATCAATAACTATCGCCATTTCACCTTTTGCGCTGACCGGAGGTTTACGGATTTCAACTGCTACTTTTTCCTGCTGGATGTAAACACGATCAGTTATTACCGTTATGACATCACCGGCCAAATTATCAGTAAGACCAATATCCAACCTTACGACGGATAGGCCTTGATAGTTGTCAGGTTGGGCATCAAAAACTTCGCCCCCGACCCCGTTAACCTCCGCAGCGGCACGCTGCCTGATTGTATCAAGATCAGTTCCAGACATACTCACTAATATCTGTCTGGTATGCCAACGGATGGTGCCTTCCACCTGCTGCCTTGGTATTTCCTTATTAGCTTCTTTAACGTCTTGCAGCTTTAGGTTGGCATTACCGATAAAACTGTCTACAGCTTTATGAACCTTTTGTGAGGCAGCTGAATAATCGACCACCGATCCCGCGCCTGTCTTTTCCAGATTATAATTAGGCACTACTTGTTGTCTGCCTTTCGGCGTTTTGCTGTTGTTGTCCGATACAACAAAGTACAAGCCTGCCGTTATTAAGATCATTAGTACTAATATCCAAGGGGCCCGGTTAGTACGTTTTGCCATCGACAAATCTCCTATTGTGATTATTTTCTATATTATTTC carries:
- a CDS encoding divergent polysaccharide deacetylase family protein; this translates as MAKRTNRAPWILVLMILITAGLYFVVSDNNSKTPKGRQQVVPNYNLEKTGAGSVVDYSAASQKVHKAVDSFIGNANLKLQDVKEANKEIPRQQVEGTIRWHTRQILVSMSGTDLDTIRQRAAAEVNGVGGEVFDAQPDNYQGLSVVRLDIGLTDNLAGDVITVITDRVYIQQEKVAVEIRKPPVSAKGEMAIVIDDFGYSSEPINAFAAIDRPLTFAVLPYRSSSNEAATRGISSGHQVMLHLPMEPLAASEQSERITIGIGMGDTEIRETVSRAIQAIPGIIGINNHQGSRATADQRVMRQVLSVIKANSLFFVDSRTNSKSVGVATARQLGVKTAANDLFIDNDNDVAAVKRQLRIARDMALRDGSVIVIGHARLTTAAAIQEMITELEESGIKLVFVSDMVR